One stretch of Sinomonas terrae DNA includes these proteins:
- a CDS encoding thiamine-phosphate kinase — translation MRTSPLPLTVGDLSEGELLDRILPRLAAGPSALLGPGDDAAVLAAPDGRVVVSTDTQTQNADFRLEWPNGYAHTGYDVGWKSAAQNLSDINAMGAIATGIVVSLTLPRATPVGWVEDLAHGLLDAVRGLGASRCALAGGDLGRGDELSITATVLGSLEGRQPVLRSGARAGDRLAVAGSLGCAAAGLALLEHGPAYEGLEPALRKLVALQCRPVPPLDAGPAAASSGASALMDLSDGLLRDGLRLAMASGVRLDLDADVLALHAHALRRAGETLGADPLEWVLGGGEDHGLLAAFPADAQLPHGFAAVGSVLPADGGEPGVSVGGKPAVTRGWDHFAK, via the coding sequence GTGCGCACGTCCCCGCTGCCTCTGACCGTCGGCGACCTCAGCGAAGGCGAACTCCTCGACCGGATCCTCCCGCGCCTCGCCGCTGGCCCGTCGGCTCTGCTCGGACCCGGGGACGACGCCGCGGTGCTCGCGGCGCCCGATGGGCGCGTCGTCGTGAGCACGGACACCCAGACCCAGAACGCTGACTTCCGGCTCGAGTGGCCGAACGGCTACGCGCACACGGGCTACGACGTCGGGTGGAAGTCGGCGGCCCAGAATCTCAGCGACATCAACGCGATGGGTGCCATCGCCACGGGGATCGTGGTGAGTCTCACCCTTCCGCGGGCCACCCCGGTCGGCTGGGTCGAGGACCTCGCGCACGGTCTCCTGGACGCAGTCCGGGGCCTGGGGGCGAGCCGATGCGCCCTCGCCGGGGGCGACCTCGGTCGCGGCGACGAGCTCTCGATCACCGCAACAGTTCTGGGAAGCCTCGAGGGGCGCCAGCCAGTCCTGCGGAGCGGGGCGCGGGCGGGGGACCGGCTCGCCGTCGCCGGCTCGCTCGGTTGCGCGGCGGCCGGGCTCGCGCTGCTCGAACATGGACCCGCCTACGAGGGCTTGGAACCGGCGCTGAGGAAGCTGGTGGCCCTCCAGTGCAGACCGGTTCCACCGCTCGACGCCGGTCCTGCTGCCGCCTCATCAGGGGCAAGCGCGCTCATGGACCTCTCCGACGGGCTCCTTCGCGACGGTCTGAGGCTCGCCATGGCCAGCGGCGTGCGCCTGGACCTGGACGCGGACGTCCTCGCCCTCCACGCGCACGCGCTGAGGCGAGCGGGGGAGACGCTGGGCGCCGACCCACTCGAATGGGTCCTGGGCGGCGGTGAGGACCACGGACTCCTCGCGGCTTTCCCCGCCGACGCACAGCTCCCGCACGGCTTTGCTGCGGTAGGCTCGGTGCTGCCTGCCGACGGTGGAGAGCCTGGAGTGTCCGTCGGGGGAAAGCCGGCGGTGACGAGGGGATGGGACCACTTTGCCAAGTAG
- a CDS encoding DAK2 domain-containing protein → MRRWLGMAETVLANHSDRLNAINIFPVPDGDTGTNLYLTARAAAQAAAAVDSQDLGVVVGTAGQAAMEEARGNSGTLFAVFLDAFAVPLVGQSRLSGPLLAESLHRCRIRAWSALSEPVEGTMLSVLAAAADAAASASETAEAGEAPHSNAILIRTIDAVVDAALGAVVETEGQLPTLHDARVVDAGGVGLLLVLGALRAAVIGEGLGDQIFDRLHGYAVQDPHIHAQQPAAEGVELMCTITLSPLDAAGLRHRLDELGESVIMSPLGPLDEDSGCVRWRVHVHVLDPEAALAEIRNVGEPEKIAFTELHSDHAH, encoded by the coding sequence ATGCGCCGTTGGCTCGGCATGGCGGAGACAGTGCTTGCGAATCACAGCGACCGGCTCAACGCGATCAACATCTTCCCCGTGCCGGACGGTGACACGGGCACGAATCTCTACCTGACGGCGCGCGCTGCCGCGCAGGCAGCCGCGGCGGTGGACAGCCAGGATCTCGGCGTCGTCGTGGGCACCGCCGGGCAGGCGGCCATGGAGGAAGCCCGCGGCAATTCGGGAACCCTGTTTGCCGTCTTCCTCGATGCGTTTGCCGTACCGCTAGTCGGCCAGTCGCGCCTGAGCGGTCCACTGCTCGCCGAGTCCCTCCACCGTTGCCGCATCCGGGCCTGGTCCGCCCTGAGCGAGCCCGTCGAGGGCACCATGCTCTCGGTCCTCGCGGCGGCCGCTGACGCTGCGGCGAGCGCCTCGGAGACCGCCGAGGCGGGCGAGGCCCCGCACAGCAACGCGATCCTGATCCGCACGATCGACGCCGTGGTGGACGCGGCCCTCGGCGCCGTCGTCGAGACGGAGGGCCAGCTGCCGACGCTGCACGATGCGCGCGTCGTCGATGCAGGGGGTGTCGGCCTCCTTCTTGTGCTCGGAGCCCTCCGTGCAGCTGTGATCGGCGAGGGCCTCGGCGATCAGATCTTCGACCGGCTGCACGGCTACGCGGTCCAGGACCCGCACATCCACGCCCAACAGCCTGCCGCCGAGGGCGTCGAACTGATGTGCACTATCACGCTGAGCCCCCTCGACGCGGCCGGGCTCCGCCATCGGCTCGACGAACTGGGCGAATCGGTCATCATGAGCCCCCTCGGGCCCCTCGACGAGGATTCCGGATGCGTGCGCTGGCGGGTCCACGTGCACGTCCTGGATCCGGAGGCCGCCCTTGCAGAGATCCGGAACGTGGGCGAGCCCGAGAAGATCGCCTTTACCGAGCTCCATTCTGATCACGCGCACTGA
- a CDS encoding ATP-dependent DNA helicase RecG, whose amino-acid sequence MSTDRNTPLNRLIGARSGKKFADQLGIVTAGDLLDHFPRRYLARGELTPIRELPLDEDVTLVAQVVSSSNRRMTTRKGSITEVLVSDRPGQTQGPSTLSLTFFNGYQAAKQLTRGVIAMFSGKVGLYRGKLQLTNPIYELLDPDEFDADAAARLAGRPIPVYPATASIPSWTIAKAVGTVLGQLDLDSLPEALPPDIRLKYRLPRVSDAYRMIHEPEDDGAWRSAQRRFRYEEALVLQAALARRKAQHAALPSRPSPARRGGLLETFDSQLPFELTTGQREVGEVLERELAENHPMNRLLQGEVGSGKTVVALRAMLQVVDDGGQAALLAPTEVLAAQHYASIRATLGPLVRDGLLGGSGDDGVEVALLTGSQSAGEKKRSLLAAASGQAGIVVGTHALLSEHVQFADLGLVVVDEQHRFGVEQRDALRAKSLATPHLLVMTATPIPRTVAMTVFGDLETSVLRELPAGRSPIATHTVGLVENPAWERRIWQRAREEVDAGRQVYVVCPTIGAGGGDEGDLDVLDQATWGGTALAAPPALSPEVQPASVAEVAEQLGTEPALEGIRIGILHGRLDTEAKASAMRAFAAGETGILVATTVVEVGVDVPNATLMVILDADRFGIAQLHQLRGRVGRGGHAGTCLLVTRLEPGHPSRERLGAVSSSTDGFELAQKDLEFRREGDILGASQSGRRSTLRLLRVLRDGDVIASAREDALALVAEDPDLNQHVELADAIEDYLGPEKEVFLERG is encoded by the coding sequence ATGTCCACTGACCGCAATACCCCTCTCAACCGGCTCATCGGAGCCCGGAGCGGAAAGAAATTCGCCGACCAGCTCGGCATCGTGACAGCGGGCGACCTGCTCGACCACTTCCCGCGCCGCTACCTCGCGCGCGGCGAACTCACGCCCATCCGCGAACTGCCGCTGGACGAGGACGTCACGCTCGTAGCCCAGGTCGTTTCGTCCTCCAACCGCCGCATGACGACGCGCAAGGGCAGCATCACCGAGGTCCTCGTGAGCGACCGTCCCGGCCAGACCCAGGGACCGAGCACCCTGTCCCTCACGTTCTTCAACGGCTATCAGGCAGCCAAGCAGCTCACCCGTGGTGTCATCGCGATGTTCTCGGGCAAGGTTGGGCTGTACCGCGGGAAGCTGCAGCTGACCAACCCGATCTACGAGCTGCTCGATCCGGATGAGTTCGACGCCGACGCCGCCGCCCGCCTCGCAGGCCGCCCGATCCCGGTCTATCCCGCGACAGCTTCCATTCCGAGCTGGACGATCGCGAAGGCCGTGGGCACCGTGCTCGGGCAGCTCGACCTCGACTCCCTTCCGGAGGCGCTTCCGCCGGACATCCGCTTGAAGTACCGCCTGCCGCGCGTGTCCGACGCGTACCGGATGATCCATGAGCCGGAGGACGACGGCGCGTGGCGGTCCGCGCAGCGACGCTTCCGTTACGAGGAGGCGCTCGTGCTCCAGGCGGCCCTCGCCCGTCGCAAGGCCCAGCACGCCGCGCTTCCGTCCCGCCCGAGCCCGGCGCGGCGCGGCGGCCTGCTCGAAACGTTCGACAGCCAGCTGCCGTTCGAGCTCACCACGGGCCAGCGAGAGGTCGGCGAGGTTCTCGAGCGGGAGCTCGCCGAGAACCACCCGATGAACCGGCTCCTCCAAGGAGAGGTCGGTTCGGGAAAGACGGTGGTTGCTCTGCGCGCGATGCTCCAAGTGGTCGACGACGGCGGGCAAGCCGCGCTTCTGGCCCCGACCGAAGTCCTCGCGGCCCAGCACTACGCGTCGATCCGCGCGACCCTCGGACCTCTCGTGCGCGACGGGCTGCTCGGCGGGTCGGGCGATGACGGGGTCGAGGTCGCGCTCCTGACCGGGTCGCAGTCGGCCGGGGAGAAGAAGAGGAGCCTCCTCGCGGCGGCGAGCGGCCAGGCCGGAATCGTCGTGGGGACCCATGCGCTCCTGTCCGAGCACGTCCAGTTCGCGGACCTCGGCCTCGTCGTCGTCGACGAGCAGCATCGGTTCGGGGTCGAACAGCGGGACGCGCTGCGCGCCAAGAGCCTCGCGACGCCCCATCTGCTCGTCATGACGGCCACGCCGATTCCGCGCACCGTTGCCATGACGGTCTTCGGCGACCTTGAGACCTCGGTCCTGCGCGAGCTCCCCGCGGGCCGCTCGCCCATCGCGACGCACACAGTGGGCCTCGTCGAGAACCCGGCGTGGGAGCGCCGCATCTGGCAGCGGGCAAGGGAAGAGGTCGACGCCGGGCGGCAGGTCTACGTGGTGTGCCCGACGATCGGCGCGGGCGGGGGCGACGAAGGCGATCTCGACGTCCTGGATCAGGCGACCTGGGGAGGTACGGCGCTCGCTGCGCCCCCGGCCCTCTCTCCTGAGGTCCAGCCAGCCTCCGTCGCAGAGGTCGCTGAGCAGCTCGGAACCGAACCCGCGCTAGAGGGCATCCGGATCGGCATCCTCCACGGACGGCTCGACACGGAGGCGAAGGCATCGGCGATGAGAGCCTTCGCGGCAGGGGAGACCGGGATCCTCGTCGCCACCACCGTCGTCGAGGTCGGCGTGGACGTGCCGAACGCGACCCTCATGGTCATTCTGGACGCGGACCGCTTCGGCATAGCCCAGCTGCACCAGCTCCGCGGGCGGGTCGGGAGAGGCGGTCACGCCGGCACGTGCCTCCTCGTCACACGCCTCGAACCCGGTCACCCGAGCCGCGAGCGGCTCGGCGCGGTCTCATCCAGCACGGACGGCTTCGAGCTGGCTCAGAAGGACCTCGAGTTCCGCCGCGAGGGCGATATCCTCGGCGCAAGCCAGTCCGGCCGGCGTTCCACACTGCGGCTCCTGCGGGTACTCCGCGACGGCGACGTCATCGCGAGCGCCCGAGAGGACGCCCTCGCCCTCGTGGCGGAGGATCCGGACCTGAACCAGCACGTCGAGCTCGCGGACGCGATCGAGGACTACCTCGGACCGGAGAAGGAGGTCTTCCTCGAACGTGGGTAG
- the rsmD gene encoding 16S rRNA (guanine(966)-N(2))-methyltransferase RsmD, whose product MSRIISGIAGGVPLAAVPGSATRPTTDRVKEALFSRLDALGMLARARVLDLYAGSGALGVEAASRGASTVELVESEAKAAQVCERNARTVNDAVSRRAVTVRRSKVNSFLERVPPGPHWDLVLMDPPYPLGEAQLTNVLDAVAERLAPDGLVVVERSARSPEPSWPEGLVHYGERKYGETRLWFAEPAANDGGGAS is encoded by the coding sequence ATGAGCAGGATCATCTCGGGTATCGCGGGCGGCGTTCCGCTGGCCGCCGTGCCCGGTTCCGCGACACGCCCGACGACGGATCGCGTCAAGGAAGCGCTGTTCTCACGCCTCGACGCCCTCGGCATGCTCGCCCGAGCGAGAGTGCTCGATCTCTACGCGGGCTCGGGGGCGCTCGGAGTCGAGGCGGCGAGCCGGGGCGCATCCACCGTCGAGCTCGTCGAGTCCGAGGCCAAGGCCGCGCAGGTGTGCGAGCGGAACGCCCGGACGGTCAACGACGCCGTGAGCCGCCGTGCGGTCACCGTCCGCCGTTCGAAGGTGAACTCGTTCCTCGAACGCGTCCCGCCGGGCCCTCATTGGGACTTAGTCCTCATGGACCCGCCGTACCCGCTCGGGGAGGCGCAGTTGACCAACGTTCTCGACGCCGTCGCCGAGCGCCTTGCGCCAGACGGGCTCGTCGTCGTCGAACGCTCCGCACGCTCGCCCGAGCCCTCGTGGCCCGAGGGGCTGGTGCACTACGGGGAACGGAAATACGGAGAGACGCGGCTGTGGTTCGCCGAACCCGCCGCGAACGACGGGGGCGGCGCCAGCTGA
- a CDS encoding spermidine synthase — MSTTRYLAGIGTHASIFPDDLVEGAFVLSIGDAEQSHVDLAHPERVFYAYLRRMANVLDLLAPPGEPLRVLHLGAGALTLARYLQATRPGSAQIAVELERELLDFVLEQLPLPSETRLETRVGDARWELGDLASRGPFDAVVLDIFSGPEAPAHIAHRDFYAEAAALLAPGGAMLVNIGDDPPLPLVRSQLGAMRSVFAEVAALSEPEMFEARYPGNVVAIGLMDEWEAAWTPALVAAGPHPTAVRRGVELDGLVT, encoded by the coding sequence ATGAGCACAACGCGGTACCTCGCCGGTATCGGGACCCACGCGAGCATCTTCCCCGACGATCTCGTCGAAGGCGCATTCGTCCTCTCGATCGGCGACGCCGAGCAGTCGCACGTCGACCTCGCCCACCCCGAACGCGTCTTCTACGCGTATCTGCGGCGGATGGCCAACGTGCTCGACCTGCTCGCCCCTCCCGGCGAGCCGCTCCGGGTGCTCCATCTCGGCGCGGGGGCGCTCACCCTCGCGCGCTATCTCCAGGCGACCCGCCCTGGGTCCGCGCAGATCGCCGTCGAACTCGAACGCGAGCTGCTCGACTTCGTCCTCGAGCAGCTCCCCCTGCCGTCGGAGACCCGCTTGGAAACGCGGGTCGGCGATGCGCGCTGGGAACTCGGTGACCTTGCCTCGCGCGGGCCGTTCGACGCCGTCGTGCTCGACATCTTCTCCGGCCCCGAGGCTCCGGCCCACATTGCGCACCGCGACTTCTATGCCGAGGCGGCCGCACTTCTCGCCCCGGGCGGCGCGATGCTTGTGAACATCGGCGACGATCCCCCGCTCCCGCTCGTCCGGTCGCAGCTCGGCGCGATGCGTTCCGTCTTCGCGGAGGTCGCGGCGCTGAGCGAACCCGAGATGTTCGAAGCGCGCTACCCCGGAAACGTCGTCGCCATAGGCCTCATGGATGAATGGGAGGCCGCGTGGACTCCGGCCCTCGTCGCTGCGGGCCCGCATCCGACCGCAGTGAGGCGCGGCGTCGAGCTGGACGGCCTCGTCACTTGA
- a CDS encoding aminotransferase class I/II-fold pyridoxal phosphate-dependent enzyme: MTSPWQRTAAGANVLGTDGRLGVTIFEEMTGLAVRTGAINLGQGFPDEDGPAVMAEAARRAIAEGSNQYAPGKGIPVLRTAVSAHQKRFYGLDPDPESEVLITTGATEAIAAAVLAFAEPGDDVLTFEPFYDSYGAMIGLAGANHVTVPLHAPRFQPDLAELEAAFGPKTRVVILNNPHNPTGAVFGPEVLQRVVDLAAEHDAIIVTDEVYEHLVFSRPHVPVATLPGAADRTLSISSAGKTFSFTGWKVGWVTGPEDLVAKVRTIKQFLTYSSGTPFQAAVAHGLGLPDEFFTDAADALRRKRDILADGLRQAGLTVYLPDGTYFITADTASIGFDNALDLARRLPELVGVAAIPVSVFCHEEGARRTRSLLRFAFCKRDNILEEAAGRLAGLGELV; encoded by the coding sequence ATGACTTCTCCTTGGCAGCGCACCGCCGCGGGCGCGAACGTACTGGGCACCGACGGACGCCTCGGGGTAACGATCTTCGAGGAGATGACTGGGCTCGCGGTCAGGACCGGGGCCATCAATCTGGGTCAGGGCTTTCCGGACGAGGACGGCCCCGCCGTCATGGCCGAGGCAGCCCGCCGCGCGATCGCCGAGGGTTCGAACCAGTACGCACCCGGCAAGGGCATCCCCGTGCTCCGCACGGCCGTCTCCGCCCACCAGAAGCGCTTCTACGGGCTCGACCCGGATCCCGAGAGCGAAGTCCTCATTACGACCGGCGCGACCGAGGCGATCGCCGCTGCGGTGCTCGCCTTCGCGGAACCCGGCGACGACGTCCTGACGTTCGAACCGTTCTACGACTCGTACGGCGCGATGATCGGGCTGGCCGGAGCGAATCACGTCACGGTGCCCCTGCACGCGCCGAGGTTCCAGCCGGACCTCGCCGAGCTCGAGGCGGCGTTCGGCCCCAAGACACGGGTCGTGATCCTCAACAACCCGCACAATCCGACGGGCGCGGTCTTCGGCCCGGAGGTCCTTCAGCGGGTCGTGGATCTCGCTGCGGAGCACGACGCGATCATCGTCACGGACGAGGTCTACGAGCACCTCGTGTTCAGTCGGCCCCACGTTCCGGTTGCGACGCTCCCCGGGGCGGCCGATCGGACGCTCAGCATCTCCTCGGCTGGCAAGACGTTCTCGTTCACGGGCTGGAAGGTCGGCTGGGTGACCGGCCCGGAGGACCTCGTCGCCAAGGTGCGGACCATCAAGCAGTTCCTCACCTACAGCTCGGGCACACCCTTCCAGGCAGCCGTCGCCCACGGCCTAGGCCTGCCGGACGAATTCTTCACCGACGCGGCCGATGCCCTCCGCCGGAAGCGCGACATCCTCGCGGACGGACTCCGTCAGGCAGGCCTCACCGTCTACCTTCCCGATGGGACCTACTTCATCACTGCCGACACGGCTTCCATCGGCTTCGACAACGCGCTCGACCTCGCGAGAAGGCTCCCCGAGCTCGTCGGGGTCGCAGCCATCCCCGTCTCGGTCTTCTGCCATGAGGAGGGCGCGCGGCGGACTCGCTCGCTCCTGCGCTTCGCGTTCTGCAAGCGTGACAACATCCTCGAAGAGGCTGCGGGCAGGCTCGCTGGCCTGGGCGAACTCGTGTGA
- the coaD gene encoding pantetheine-phosphate adenylyltransferase, translating to MRRAVCPGSFDPIHNGHLEVIARAANQFDEVVVAVSTNYAKKYRFPLEERIDMVRRTLGAISGILVEPMGEGLLADYCHERGASAIVKGLRSSSDFDYELPMAIMNRQLTGVETVFLAAESHYVHLSSTLIKEVHDLGGDVSEFVPRSVLARLDATSARRGA from the coding sequence ATGAGACGCGCCGTCTGCCCTGGCTCCTTTGACCCGATCCACAACGGCCACCTCGAAGTCATCGCCCGCGCCGCGAATCAGTTCGACGAGGTGGTCGTTGCCGTGTCGACCAACTACGCGAAGAAGTACCGCTTCCCCCTTGAGGAGCGGATCGATATGGTGCGCCGGACCCTCGGTGCGATCAGCGGAATCCTCGTCGAGCCGATGGGGGAGGGGCTCCTCGCGGACTACTGCCATGAGCGGGGCGCATCGGCGATCGTGAAGGGGCTCCGCTCGTCGTCGGACTTCGACTACGAATTGCCGATGGCGATCATGAACCGCCAGCTCACGGGCGTGGAGACAGTCTTCCTTGCGGCCGAGTCCCACTACGTGCACCTCTCGTCGACCCTCATCAAGGAGGTCCACGACCTCGGCGGGGACGTCTCCGAGTTCGTTCCGCGCTCGGTGCTCGCCCGGCTTGACGCGACGTCGGCGCGCCGAGGAGCCTGA
- a CDS encoding YceD family protein, whose translation MTVDVKDLGRSPGTMRTLKEHVPAPSELGVALIGVREGSPVDLDLRLEAVHEGILVSGTARVDVTGECGRCLDPIEYSLDVDVQELFSYEGAEPLEGEDDEEQRRVEHDSIDLEPVLRDAVVTMLPFQPVCREDCPGLCPECGIRLADELGHHHEVVDPRWSALADLIRPDRHSDE comes from the coding sequence TTGACGGTTGACGTCAAGGACCTCGGGCGGAGCCCGGGCACAATGCGAACACTCAAAGAGCATGTCCCCGCACCGAGCGAACTCGGTGTGGCGCTCATCGGCGTCAGGGAAGGGTCCCCCGTGGACCTCGATCTGAGGCTCGAGGCGGTCCACGAGGGGATCCTGGTATCGGGAACCGCACGCGTCGACGTAACCGGCGAGTGCGGGCGGTGCCTGGATCCCATCGAGTACAGCCTCGACGTCGATGTGCAAGAGCTTTTCTCCTACGAGGGCGCCGAGCCCTTGGAAGGGGAAGACGATGAAGAGCAACGTCGAGTCGAGCACGATTCCATCGATCTTGAGCCGGTGTTGCGGGACGCAGTAGTGACCATGCTGCCGTTCCAGCCGGTGTGCCGGGAGGACTGCCCGGGGCTCTGCCCCGAGTGCGGGATCCGCCTCGCGGACGAGCTGGGCCACCATCACGAGGTCGTTGACCCGCGGTGGTCGGCTCTGGCGGATCTGATCAGGCCCGACCGGCACAGCGATGAATAA
- the rpmF gene encoding 50S ribosomal protein L32 — MAVPKRKMSRSNTRARRSQWKATAPNLIKTVENGRVVYSLPHQAKVVTDSAGTPLFMEYKGRKVADA, encoded by the coding sequence GTGGCAGTTCCCAAGCGGAAGATGTCCCGCTCGAACACGCGAGCCCGCCGCTCCCAGTGGAAGGCAACCGCGCCGAACCTGATCAAGACGGTCGAGAACGGTCGCGTGGTCTACAGCCTTCCCCACCAGGCGAAGGTCGTCACCGACTCCGCCGGCACCCCGCTCTTCATGGAGTACAAGGGCCGCAAGGTCGCCGACGCCTGA
- the rnc gene encoding ribonuclease III yields the protein MPARDELLKRLGVDIDAETLRLALTHRSYAYENGGIPTNERLEFLGDSILGFSVTDHLYRKYPDLSEGELAKRRAAVVSTRALAAIARRLGVGECIYLGHGEKVTNGKNKSSILADTMEALIGATYISNSLEEARCLVVRLVGPLLDDAAVMGAGTDWKTHIQELAANRQLGAIHYAVVGDGPDHARTYTATLSIGGVPYGTGTGNSKKEAEQYSAADAWKVLCPEESGVIGSVPGQRESAGGSA from the coding sequence ATGCCCGCTCGAGATGAGCTTCTGAAGCGTCTCGGCGTCGACATCGACGCCGAGACGCTTCGTCTTGCCCTCACCCACCGCTCATACGCCTACGAAAACGGCGGGATCCCCACGAACGAGCGCCTCGAGTTCCTCGGCGACTCCATCCTGGGGTTCTCGGTGACCGACCACCTCTACCGGAAGTACCCGGACCTTTCGGAGGGTGAGCTCGCGAAGCGGCGTGCCGCCGTCGTGAGCACGAGGGCTCTCGCCGCGATCGCGCGGCGCCTCGGCGTCGGGGAGTGCATCTACCTCGGGCACGGCGAGAAGGTCACGAACGGCAAGAACAAATCCTCCATCCTCGCGGACACGATGGAGGCGCTCATCGGCGCCACCTACATCTCCAACAGTCTCGAGGAAGCCCGCTGCCTTGTGGTGCGCCTCGTCGGGCCGCTGCTCGATGACGCCGCCGTGATGGGGGCGGGCACCGACTGGAAGACGCACATCCAGGAGCTCGCCGCGAACCGCCAGCTCGGCGCCATCCACTATGCCGTGGTCGGGGACGGACCGGACCACGCGCGCACGTACACCGCGACGCTTTCGATCGGTGGCGTTCCCTACGGCACAGGTACCGGAAACTCCAAGAAGGAGGCCGAGCAGTACTCGGCCGCAGACGCTTGGAAGGTCCTCTGCCCGGAAGAGTCAGGCGTGATCGGCAGCGTGCCGGGCCAGCGTGAGAGCGCTGGCGGGTCCGCCTAG
- the mutM gene encoding bifunctional DNA-formamidopyrimidine glycosylase/DNA-(apurinic or apyrimidinic site) lyase, whose translation MPELPEVEVVRRGLSTWVTGRRIERVEVLDPRSVRRHVLGADDFRGQLEGAVVLDAVRRGKFLWLPLADGEDGVADSLPHTALMAHLGMSGQLLVEDPEQPDEKHLKVRITLSDPPSLAPGGGFPAELRFVDQRIFGGLAVVPLVPTDDGGAGGCAARPLPLIAAEASHIARDPLDPSFSAAELHERFRARRTGVKRALLDQRLVSGIGNIYADEALWAARLHYARPTETLRRAETLRLVDAVRDVMLRALDAGGTSFDSLYVNVNGASGYFDRSLSAYGRAGQPCLRCAEEGRTSIMVREPFMNRSSYRCPSCQRTPRNARR comes from the coding sequence TTGCCCGAACTTCCCGAAGTCGAGGTCGTCCGCCGCGGCCTCTCGACGTGGGTGACAGGACGCCGGATCGAGCGCGTCGAGGTCCTGGACCCCCGCTCTGTCCGCCGCCACGTGCTCGGAGCCGACGACTTCCGCGGTCAGCTCGAGGGCGCTGTCGTCCTCGATGCGGTCCGTCGCGGCAAATTCCTGTGGCTCCCCCTCGCCGACGGCGAGGATGGCGTTGCTGATTCCCTTCCCCACACCGCCCTCATGGCCCATCTCGGCATGAGCGGTCAACTCCTCGTGGAGGATCCCGAGCAGCCGGACGAGAAGCACCTCAAAGTCCGCATCACCCTCTCCGACCCGCCGAGCCTCGCTCCCGGGGGCGGCTTCCCCGCCGAGCTCCGCTTCGTCGACCAGCGCATCTTCGGAGGGCTCGCCGTCGTGCCGCTCGTGCCGACCGACGACGGCGGCGCGGGAGGATGCGCCGCGCGGCCCCTTCCGCTCATCGCGGCCGAGGCGTCCCATATCGCGAGGGACCCGCTCGATCCGTCGTTTTCGGCCGCCGAGCTTCACGAGCGCTTCCGTGCCCGCCGCACGGGAGTCAAACGGGCACTCCTCGATCAGCGGCTCGTCTCGGGAATCGGCAATATCTACGCCGACGAGGCCCTCTGGGCTGCACGCCTGCACTATGCACGCCCCACGGAAACCCTCCGCAGGGCCGAGACGCTGCGGCTCGTCGATGCCGTCCGAGACGTCATGCTCCGAGCTCTCGACGCCGGCGGGACGAGCTTCGATTCGCTCTATGTCAACGTCAACGGTGCGTCGGGCTACTTCGACCGCTCCCTTTCGGCGTACGGCCGCGCAGGTCAGCCGTGCCTGCGCTGCGCGGAGGAAGGCCGAACGAGCATCATGGTCCGCGAGCCCTTCATGAACCGCTCCTCGTACCGCTGCCCTTCGTGCCAGCGGACACCGCGCAACGCCCGCCGTTAA